Within the Arachis duranensis cultivar V14167 chromosome 10, aradu.V14167.gnm2.J7QH, whole genome shotgun sequence genome, the region ACTTCCTCTTTTTGATCTTCTCCCAAACACTTGGGAACTCATCCTTTTCAAGGTCAAAGGGGACCTCAGCTAGTATCCTTTTAGGTCTCATCCATTCGGCCTGAATCTCATGGAAAACTGATTTGTATTTCCATGCATCAAATTCCCTTTCCTCCTCCATTGGCTGCTTGTCTTTCCTTCTTTTGTGGCTAGATGAGGCTGCCATTGGTTCTTTAGTTTTGGAGAGTAACAAGCTAAAGTTGACAAGGTGAAGTAAGCAAATGTGGTTAGAAGAGTGGTGAGGTTGTTTTCGGCAAGAGGTAGTTATGCTATGATGAAAGAATATGTGCAAGAAGGAGATTTGGTGGTGTGGAACTCGTTCCCCAAATGATTCTTTATAGTGCATGCAAGTGAAAAATGGATGGCTAGGGTGATTTGTGAAGGATGGCTTGATGGTAAATATATGAATCAGGGAGAAGGACGAATTGCTTTTAACTTTCTTGGAAGTATTCTGGGTGCATTAAGTTGTACATGTAGCTTTCTTTTCATGCAGAACTTCCTTTTCCCATGTGTTAGTTTCAAAGACTTATGAACTTCCTTTTTGACCAAGAACCGTACCTCCCCCCTTGTCTTTTTCCTCCATTCTTATCCTTCCTTTTGTACctgcacaaacaaacaaaattgcTATCATTTTTCGGTCCATGTGAATAATGAATAGTACTTGCAcatgtttttcattctttttgaatTGTAAATCAATGATTGTCTTCATGAGCTTATAGCCGTGACCTTTGTGTGTATGCACACTTATtaatggacaccaaacttaatgtttggtAATGTCTCCTGATGACATGAAATCCATGTTGGTTGTCCTTAATGAATGTGCATAATTCTAATAACTCATAGTCACTTTGGCTCTTTGATCCTAAACAATTTTACTACCTAAAGTAATTGAAATCAAAGTATTAAAACATGCTAATGGTATACTTGTCATGAATTTCTAAATCCAGAGGAACTTCTTGCTTTTCATTAACTGTGTTCAaagaggaacaccaaacttaatgtttggttGTGCACCTTGAATGAAAAACTAAATACAAATTGAATGAAGGATTGAATACAATTTGAATAAGATTTGGGGGTGCCTtcaggaacaccaaacttagagaccAATTGTATTTTACATGTAATGTTTAGTGCACCTTATCAATAGTTGTCCTGAGGATTCAAGTTCATGCATAAGAAACCATGCTTTATTAGATGCAGAGTAAAACAATAAAGAGTAAGGATactaaaacatgggttgcctcccatgaagcgcttctttaacgtcactagcttgacggttgtccCTTGTTAGGGTGGATTGTAGTGCTTGATGTCCTCTCCTCTCACTATGAAAACGTCCCCATTTAATTCATTCATGATTTCCAAATGTTCCATAGAAAGCACTTTCCTGATTGTGCACACTTGAGGGAGCTGGGAAGGAATGGGTTTGAGGCCAGGTGGGATTGGCAGATAATGACTTGATATCACTTTATCTCCCggagagaaaccttcagtgggaattttcttgtttctccaccctcttggcaATTTCTTTACAATTCTTCCCTCTCTCTTGAGGATTTCTTCATCGATCCTTATGCCAGGAGGATCCTTCTGAGTTGTTTCTATTGATTTTTGTGGCTTTAACTCTTGCAATTCTTGTTTGCCTTCCAAGGACTATTTCAGAGTTTCAGCTGCTGGATTGCTTTCCTCCAAACACAGATGGCTACTATCATCCTTAGGCTTTTCAGATTCTGGTTCAGGCTCGGATGCAGGTTTGAAAACATGGAATTTGAGCTGTTCATCATGTACTCTCAAAATTAGCTCTCCTTGTTCTatatctatgagtgctctagcagTGGCTAGAAATGGCCTTCCTAAAATGATAGGATGTATGTAGCTTTCCTCCATGTCCAAaatgacaaagtctgtgggaAGGAAATAATTTCCCACTTTCACCAGCACATTCTCAACTACCCCTTCAgcttgcttttgagttttgtcagccagttGTATGATTGCATCAGTGAATCTCACCTCATTCAGTTGTAGCCTCTTCATAAGAGTAAGAGGCATCacatttatgctagctcctaaatcacagaatcctctgtcaatttttgTTTCCCCTATGATGCAAGGGATATGGAAACTTCCTGGGTCTGTTTTCTTAGAGACTATGTCCTTCTTGATGAGGGCACTGCATTCTTTGTTCATTATTACAGTTTGTCCTCCCTTCAAAactcttttcttgctcagcaattccttcaaaTACTTGATATGTGTAGGCATCTGCTGGAAAATCTCAAGAAAGGGAATATTGATATGGAGAGACTTAAATGTCTCTAAAAACCTTGAAtatgttttccctttttcacctcCTCCTAACCTCTGAGGAAATGGTGCTTTTGGTTGGTATGTTTCCAGCATGCCTTAGGAAATGGTGCTCTTGGTTGGTAAGTTTCCAGCATGCCTTCCTTTTGCATTTCCTTGGCTTGCTCAGTTTCACTTTCCTGCTTAGCTCCTTCCACACCTTCTTTCAAGATTTCTGACTCCTTTTCTGAGGGTctgattccttcttcttctgagactTCCTTCAATatggtgatggccttgcattcttcccatctcattTCCTTTTGTTCCCCTTTAGGATTCTTTTCTGTGTCACTAGGGAACACTGCAGTTGACTTGGGGGCCTGTTGAGATAGCTCTCCTACTCGAGACTCCATCCTCTTGAGTTTTTCACCATGGTTCCTTAAGGTAGATCTCACATCATCCCTAAAGCTTTTCAACTCACTTATGTCCTGACCCATGTTTNNNNNNNNNNNNNNNNNNNNNNNNNNNNNNNNNNNNNNNNNNNNNNNNNNNNNNNNNNNNNNNNNNNNNNNNNNNNNNNNNNNNNNNNNNNNNNNNNNNNNNNNNNNNNNNNNNNNNNNNNNNNNNNNNNNNNNNNNNNNNNNNNNNNNNNNNNNNNNNNNNNNNNNNNNNNNNNNNNNNNNNNNNNNNNNNNNNNNNNNNNNNNNNNNNNNNNNNNNNNNNNNNNNNNNNNNNNNNNNNNNNNNNNNNNNNNNNNNNNNNNNNNNNNNNNNNNNNNNNNNNNNNNNNNNNNNNNNNNNNNNNNNNNNNNNNNNNNNNNNNNNNNNNNNNNNNNNNNNNNNNNNNNNNNNNNNNNNNNNNNNNNNNNNNNNNNNNNNNNNNNNNNNNNNNNNNNNNNNNNNNNNNNNNNNNNNNNNNNNNNNNNNNNNNNNNNNNNNNNNNNNNNNNNNNNNNNNNNNNNNNNNNNNNNNNNNNNNNNNNNNNNNNNNNNNNNNNNNNNNNNNNNNNNNNNNNNNNNNNNNNNNNNNNNNNNNNNNNNNNNNNNNNNNNNNNNNNNNNNNNNNNNNNNNNNNNNNNNNNNNNNNNNNNNNNNNNNNNNNNNNNNNNNNNNNNNNNNNNNNNNNNNNNNNNNNNNNNNNNNNNNNNNNNNNNNNNNNNNNNNNNNNNNNNNNNNNNNNNNNNNNNNNNNNNNNNNNNNNNNNNNNNNNNNNNNNNNNNNNNNNNNNNNNNNNNNNNNNNNNNNNNNNNNNNNNNNNNNNNNNNNNNNNNNNNNNNNNNNNNNNNNNNNNNNNNNNNNNNNNNNNNNNNNNNNNNNNNNNNNNNNNNNNNNNNNNNNNNNNNNNNNNNNNNNNNNNNNNNNNNNNNNNNNNNNNNNNNNNNNNNNNNNNNNNNNNNNNNNNNNNNNNNNNNNNNNNNNNNNNNNNNNNNNNNNNNNNNNNNNNNNNNNNNNNNNNNNNNNNNNNNNNNNNNNNNNNNNNNNNNNNNNNNNNNNNNNNNNNNNNNNNNNNNNNNNNNNNNNNNNNNNNNNNNNNNNNNNNNNNNNNNNNNNNNNNNNNNNNNNNNNNNNNNNNNNNNNNNNNNNNNNNNNNNNNNNNNNNNNNNNNNNNNNNNNNNNNNNNNNNNNNNNNNNNNNNNNNNNNNNNNNNNNNNNNNNNNNNNNNNNNNNNNNNNNNNNNNNNNNNNNNNNNNNNNNNNNNNNNNNNNNNNNNNNNNNNNNNNNNNNNNNNNNNNNNNNNNNNNNNNNNNNNNNNNNNNNNNNNNNNNNNNNNNNNNNNNNNNNNNNNNNNNNNNNNNNNNNNNNNNNNNNNNNNNNNNNNNNNNNNNNNNNNNNNNNNNNNNNNNNNNNNNNNNNNNNNNNNNNNNNNNNNNNNNNNNNNNNNNNNNNNNNNNNNNNNNNNNNNNNNNNNNNNNNNNNNNNNNNNNNNNNNNNNNNNNNNNNNNNNNNNNNNNNNNNNNNNNNNNNNNNNNNNNNNNNNNNNNNNNNNNNNNNNNNNNNNNNNNNNNNNNNNNNNNNNNNNNNNNNNNNNNNNNNNNNNNNNNNNNNNNNNNNNNNNNNNNNNNNNNNNNNNNNNNNNNNNNNNNNNNNNNNNNNNNNNNNNNNNNNNNNNNNNNNNNNNNNNNNNNNNNNNNNNNNNNNNNNNNNNNNNNNNNNNNNNNNNNNNNNNNNNNNNNNNNNNNNNNNNNNNNNNNNNNNNNNNNNNNNNNNNNNNNNNNNNNNNNNNNNNNNNNNNNNNNNNNNNNNNNNNNNNNNNNNNNNNNNNNNNNNNNNNNNNNNNNNNNNNNNNNNNNNNNNNNNNNNNNNNNNNNNNNNNNNNNNNNNNNNNNNNNNNNNNNNNNNNNNNNNNNNNNNNNNNNNNNNNNNNNNNNNNNNNNNNNNNNNNNNNNNNNNNNNNNNNNNNNNNNNNNNNNNNNNNNNNNNNNNNNNNNNNNNNNNNNNNNNNNNNNNNNNNNNNNNNNNNNNNNNNNNNNNNNNNNNNNNNNNNNNNNNNNNNNNNNNNNNNNNNNNNNNNNNNNNNNNNNNNNNNNNNNNNNNNNNNNNNNNNNNNNNNNNNNNNNNNNNNNNNNNNNNNNNNNNNNNNNNNNNNNNNNNNNNNNNNNNNNNNTGATGAGGCTGtgatccaattctgtaacattcattgagccaacttagtgataatcaagtaatgacacatgactcaacaaattgaaattccagactcatcaattcttcaggcccaatcccataaaccatgatattcaattgggtttcataccagaGTATGTTTAAGTCAATGTTTGTGCTCAAATACTAACTTAAACTGCAATatctttggcccagaaaccctTTCACTAAGTGGCGTTTAAgttgcagtttaagcttaaactgcaacTTAAACGTTGGACACTCATGGAGGTGATATAATTCAAggacgtttaagcttcagtttaaggttaaactgaagcttaaatgTGGAAATGGAAGAAGGCAATCCGGGAGGGTAAAtaatcgaacacgtttaagcttcagtttaaggttaaactgaagcttaaacgtggaaatgaagattgcaaccctggaggagaaatGCTGgccgaacacgtttaagctccagtttaaggttaaactggagcttacaCGTGGAAATGGTTCCCTGGTGCATttcccattctggcgtttaacttccagtttaaggttaaactggaggttaaacgccagttgtAGCTCTTCTCAGCCTtcatgattctggcgtttaagttacagtttaagcttaaactggagcttaaacgccactTCCCAGCATTATATGGTTTggtagtttaagttccagtttaagcttaaactggaacttaaactccacatgtgatattcaagcttcctttattggttttgttgcttccttgcctagcctcttcttccctgaaatcatccaaacaactgcatcaaagtcttgcaaaatttcatgagaaatcttccattcatagcattcaagtaatataactagaAACTCATGGACTTTGCATCAAAAGCATACTGTTTGGATGATTCAttgctttgttgttcatttaaccattcttggttactttaagctcaagaaaatgcataaaacaactaaaactaacagaaaaatgctagtgaaactagcctaagatgccttggcatcaaatatctgcccaaaactaacttatttcctaagaaaatgcatgaaattacctaaaaacagtaaagaaagggtgagtgaaactggccaaaatgccctgacATCAAAAAgccaaccatacatgccaataactttgaattaaaaccccagctcatcacccttgttcagaacaactgtTTATTCAGAGGAAGTGCctaagaagaccccaatcaacatctaaccaccttcttaagaatatgtgacactgtgaagtataatggtgttcatccggatgtctatagactacttttgttccctttttcactcagggacaaaatATCTAAATGGCTGGAATCTTTCCCGAAGGAGAGTTTAACAAATtaggaagatgtggtgaacaaatttttggtgagattctaccctcctcagAGAATCAACAGGTtgagagctgaggtacaaaTCTTCAGgaaacaagatggtgaaactctctatgaggcataagagaggtttaaggacttaacaagaaggtgcccaccaaacatgttcaatgaatgggtttaACTGCACATTTTTTATGAAGGTCTTTCTTACGAATCAAAGAAGGtcgtagaccattcatcagggggatctctaaacaagaagaaaaccattgaagaagccatagatgtcattgagactgtagctgagaattACTACTTCTATGCTTTTGAAAGGAGCAATACTCGAGGAGTGATGGAGCTGAACCATATGAATACActgctggctcaaaataagatgatcaccaaacAGTTAGCCAATCTTACCAAGAAGatggaagagaaccaagttgcagcagctattacttcatcaccagctcaagaaggagtgaatacaG harbors:
- the LOC107470195 gene encoding uncharacterized protein LOC107470195, yielding MNKECSALIKKDIVSKKTDPGSFHIPCIIGETKIDRGFCDLGASINVMPLTLMKRLQLNEVRFTDAIIQLADKTQKQAEGVVENVLVKVGNYFLPTDFVILDMEESYIHPIILGRPFLATARALIDIEQGELILRVHDEQLKFHVFKPASEPEPESEKPKDDSSHLCLEESNPAAETLK